In Terriglobales bacterium, the genomic window AGCCGCGCTGAGATCGACGTTGAAATTGGCGCCGACGGTTTTCTGGAATATGTTCCCGACGCCCTCATCCCCTACGCCGGGTCGCGCTACGAACAGGTTACGCGAATTACTTTGCAACCGGGCGCAGCGTTGTTTTGGTGGGAGCTGATTGCGCCTGGCCGCGAAGCTTCCGGAGAAACCTTCCGCTATGCCCGCATGTCGTCCTCGTTTGTGATTTGTGGAGTAGATCGTGCCCTGATCGAAGAACACTGGGACCTCGAGCCCGAGGTGCGAGCTTTGGGATCTCCGGCACGCCTCGGGCAATACCGCCACATCGCCTCGCTGTACGTTTGCCAGCCGGGGACACCGCCGGCCCGCTGGCGCCAGTTGGAAGCGCAGCTCGACTCGCAAGCCTCTCAGCTCAGCCAACCTGGTCAAGCGCTGTGGGGAATCAGCTCGCTCGGTGCGGACGGAATGGTTGTGCGCGGACTTGCCTGTAACGGGAGAATCCTGATGGAAGGCTTGACCGGGTTGTGGCGAGCCGCGAAACTGTCTCTCTGCGGTCGAAGCGCCACGTTCCCGCGAAAACTTTATTGAACGTGGGAAGGAGCTCTCGTGCACCTTACGCCTCGCGAACAGGAGAAGCTGTTGATCTTCGTGGCGGCAGAAGTCGCCCGCAAGCGTCGGGCTCGGGGATTGAAGCTCAACTATCCCGAAGCGGTGGCGATCATCTCCGCCGAAGTTCTGGAAGCAGCTCGCGATGGCCAGAGCGTTTCCGACATCATGACTCTTGGCGCTACCATCCTCACCCGCAACGACGTCATGGAAGGAGTGGCGGAGATGATTCACGAAGTGCAGGTCGAAGCCACGTTTCCCGATGGCACCAAGCTGGTCACCGTTCACGATCCAGTGCAATGAGGAGTCGCAATGGTTCCCGGTGAGTACTTGCTGGCTGATGGCGAAATCGAACTCAATGCAGGCCGTCCTGCGGTCCGCGTTGTGGTGCGCAACACCGGAGACCGTCCCATTCAGGTAGGCAGCCACTACCATTTTTTTGAAGTGAATCGCGCCCTGGACTTCGAGCGCGATTCTGCCTACGGAATGCGGCTCGATATTGCGGCGGGCACCGCAGTCCGCTTCGAGCCGGGAGAGGAAAAAGAGGTTCCGCTGGTTGCCTTCGTCGGCGAACGCCGCGTCTATGGCCACCATGGCGCCGTGAACGGCCCGCTCCAGCCGGGGAAGCGAGGACAAACATGAGCCTGCGCATTCCTCGCCGTACTTACGCGGACCTCTACGGTCCCACTACGGGTGATCGCGTCCGGCTGGCCGACACCGAAATCATCATCGAAATCGAAAAGGACCACACCATCTACGGCGACGAAATCACGTTCGGCGGCGGGAAGGTAATTCGCGACGGAATGGGGCAAAGCTCCACCGGAACCCGCGAATGCAGACCCGGTGTTCTCGACCTGGTCATCACCAATGCCGTCATCATCGATCACTGGGGGATCGTCAAGGGCGATATCGGTATTCGCGACGGGCGAATCGTGAAGGTCGGGAAGGCAGGTAATCCAGATACTCAAGCTGGTGTCGATCCCGAGCTCGTGGTGGGTGCGGCCACTGAGGTCGTCGCTGGCGAAAATCGCATTGTCACCGCCGGCGGCGTGGACAGTCACATTCACTTCATCTCGCCGCAACAGGTTTACGAGGCGCTCTCGAACGGCATCACGACCATGATTGGGGGAGGCACCGGTCCGGCTACCGGTACCAACGCTACCACCTGCACGCCCGGCACCTGGAACATCGAACACATGCTGCGCGCGGCCGATGCCTGGCCCATGAATTTCGGTTTTCTGGGGAAAGGAAACGCCGCGACTGGCGAGCCTTTGGCAGAACAAATCGAAGCGGGCGCCTGCGGACTAAAGCTCCACGAAGACTGGGGCACCACTCCCGCGGCGATCGATGCTTGCATAAGAGTTGCCGATCAGTACGACGTGCAGGTTGCCATCCACACCGACACTCTCAACGAAGCCGGGTTCGTGGACGACAGCATTGCCGCCATCGCCGGCCGTACCATTCACGCTTACCACACCGAAGGGGCGGGCGGTGGCCATGCTCCCGACATCATCAAAGTTGCCGGAATTCCCAATATTCTCACCTCTTCCACCAATCCCACTCGGCCCTACACGGTTAACACACTCGCCGAGCACCTGGATATGCTGATGGTCTGTCATCACCTGAACCCGCTGGTGCCCGAGGATGTAGCCTTTGCGGAAAGCCGAATTCGGCCCGAGACCATGGCGGCGGAAGATATCCTGCACGATCTGGGGGCGATCAGCATGATGTCCAGCGATTCGCAGGCCATGGGACGGATCGGCGAAGTTGTGACTCGCACGTGGCAGACGGCGCACAAGATGAAAGTGCAGCGTGGTCCGCTGGCGGGCGACAGTTCAAGCAACGACAATCAGCGCGTGAAACGTTATGTCTCTAAGTACACCATCAATCCTGCCATCACTCACGGTATATCGGGCGAAGTAGGATCGATTGAGCCCGGCAAGTTAGCTGACCTCGTGCTCTGGCACCCGGCGTTTTTTGGGGTAAAACCAGAAATGGTCATCAAGGGCGGATTTATAGCGTGGAGCATTATGGGTGATGCCAACGCTTCCATCCCCACTCCACAGCCCGTGTTTTATCGGCCCATGTTTGGCGCTTTCGGAAGCGCGACGCGGTCTATCGCCGTAAGCTTCGTTTCAAGCGCCGCGATCTCGCGCAAGCTTCCTGTGGCCAAGCGGATGGTTGCGGTTAAGAAGTGCCGCGATCTGCGCAAGTCGGACATGCTCCACAACACCGCCACTCCCAAGATTGAAGTCGATCCTGAGACCTACGAGGTGCGCGCTGATGGAGAATTGCTGACCTGCGAACCAGCCAGCGTTCTGCCCCTGGCGCAACGCTACTTTCTATTCTGAGAATGGCACGATGAATGAAAACCGAAGAGCCTTTCGTGTGGGCGTGGCCGGACCGGTAGGCAGCGGAAAAACTGCCCTGGTCGATGCCCTCAGCCGCAAGCTTTGGCCGGGAGTGAATCTTGCTGTCGTGACGAACGACATCTATACGCGCGAAGATGCGGAATTTCTTATCCGCCAGGGAATTTTGCCCGCCGATCGCGTGCGTGGTGTAGAGACGGGGGGCTGTCCGCATGCCGCCATCCGCGAGGACGCATCCATGAACCTGGAAGCCATCGCCGATCTGGAACGCACGCACGGAAGTCTGGAGCTGGTGTTTGTGGAGAGCGGCGGCGACAACCTTGCAGCTGCGTTCAGTCCGGAGCTGGTGGACGTGTCTATTTATGTCATCGACGTGGCCGCCGGGGACAAA contains:
- a CDS encoding urease accessory protein UreD — protein: MSSTRTASLWLDFSRNEDSGATALRIHRQEVPWRVLRGFPNASGETLAHLNNISGGILDSDHLQLKITVGYSAKAQLTSTGATRIYRSRSPRHCSRAEIDVEIGADGFLEYVPDALIPYAGSRYEQVTRITLQPGAALFWWELIAPGREASGETFRYARMSSSFVICGVDRALIEEHWDLEPEVRALGSPARLGQYRHIASLYVCQPGTPPARWRQLEAQLDSQASQLSQPGQALWGISSLGADGMVVRGLACNGRILMEGLTGLWRAAKLSLCGRSATFPRKLY
- a CDS encoding urease subunit gamma, with product MHLTPREQEKLLIFVAAEVARKRRARGLKLNYPEAVAIISAEVLEAARDGQSVSDIMTLGATILTRNDVMEGVAEMIHEVQVEATFPDGTKLVTVHDPVQ
- the ureC gene encoding urease subunit alpha codes for the protein MSLRIPRRTYADLYGPTTGDRVRLADTEIIIEIEKDHTIYGDEITFGGGKVIRDGMGQSSTGTRECRPGVLDLVITNAVIIDHWGIVKGDIGIRDGRIVKVGKAGNPDTQAGVDPELVVGAATEVVAGENRIVTAGGVDSHIHFISPQQVYEALSNGITTMIGGGTGPATGTNATTCTPGTWNIEHMLRAADAWPMNFGFLGKGNAATGEPLAEQIEAGACGLKLHEDWGTTPAAIDACIRVADQYDVQVAIHTDTLNEAGFVDDSIAAIAGRTIHAYHTEGAGGGHAPDIIKVAGIPNILTSSTNPTRPYTVNTLAEHLDMLMVCHHLNPLVPEDVAFAESRIRPETMAAEDILHDLGAISMMSSDSQAMGRIGEVVTRTWQTAHKMKVQRGPLAGDSSSNDNQRVKRYVSKYTINPAITHGISGEVGSIEPGKLADLVLWHPAFFGVKPEMVIKGGFIAWSIMGDANASIPTPQPVFYRPMFGAFGSATRSIAVSFVSSAAISRKLPVAKRMVAVKKCRDLRKSDMLHNTATPKIEVDPETYEVRADGELLTCEPASVLPLAQRYFLF
- the ureG gene encoding urease accessory protein UreG encodes the protein MNENRRAFRVGVAGPVGSGKTALVDALSRKLWPGVNLAVVTNDIYTREDAEFLIRQGILPADRVRGVETGGCPHAAIREDASMNLEAIADLERTHGSLELVFVESGGDNLAAAFSPELVDVSIYVIDVAAGDKIPRKGGPGIRRSDLLVINKIDLAPQVGASLEVMERDSRRMRGELPFVFTNLKDGTGLAAVLAWLHRQMSSPAELRRKLVETGERSGSEQAGYRHRHHHGHEHSHDHHQPEH